A window from Engraulis encrasicolus isolate BLACKSEA-1 chromosome 13, IST_EnEncr_1.0, whole genome shotgun sequence encodes these proteins:
- the LOC134461312 gene encoding gamma-crystallin M2-like isoform X1 — protein MGKVSLFITFFEDRNFQGRSYECSNDCTDLHTYFSRCNSIRVESGCFMIYERPNYMGHQYYMRRGEYPDYQRWMGFSSCIRSCRVIPMYRGSYRMRIYEKADFGGHMMEFMDDCPCVSDRFHHRHVYSCNVMNGYWIFYEYPNFRGRQYFVKPGEYRRYRDWCATSAIIGSFRRVTDF, from the exons ATGGGTAAGGTAAGTTTATTT ATCACCTTTTTCGAGGACAGGAACTTTCAAGGTCGTAGTTATGAGTGCAGTAATGACTGCACGGACCTTCACACCTACTTCAGCCGGTGTAACTCAATCCGGGTGGAGAGTGGCTGCTTCATGATCTACGAGCGCCCCAACTACATGGGTCACCAGTACTACATGAGAAGGGGCGAGTACCCCGACTACCAGAGGTGGATGGGCTTCAGCAGTTGTATCAGATCTTGCAGGGTGATCCCCATG TACAGGGGCTCCTACAGGATGCGAATCTACGAGAAGGCCGACTTTGGTGGCCACATGATGGAGTTCATGGACGACTGCCCCTGTGTGTCTGACCGTTTCCACCACCGCCACGTCTACTCCTGCAACGTGATGAATGGCTACTGGATCTTTTACGAGTACCCCAACTTCAGGGGCAGACAGTACTTTGTGAAGCCCGGAGAGTACAGGAGGTACCGCGACTGGTGCGCCACCAGTGCCATTATTGGCTCCTTCAGGAGGGTCACTGACTTTTAA
- the LOC134461312 gene encoding gamma-crystallin M2-like isoform X2 — protein sequence MGKITFFEDRNFQGRSYECSNDCTDLHTYFSRCNSIRVESGCFMIYERPNYMGHQYYMRRGEYPDYQRWMGFSSCIRSCRVIPMYRGSYRMRIYEKADFGGHMMEFMDDCPCVSDRFHHRHVYSCNVMNGYWIFYEYPNFRGRQYFVKPGEYRRYRDWCATSAIIGSFRRVTDF from the exons ATGGGTAAG ATCACCTTTTTCGAGGACAGGAACTTTCAAGGTCGTAGTTATGAGTGCAGTAATGACTGCACGGACCTTCACACCTACTTCAGCCGGTGTAACTCAATCCGGGTGGAGAGTGGCTGCTTCATGATCTACGAGCGCCCCAACTACATGGGTCACCAGTACTACATGAGAAGGGGCGAGTACCCCGACTACCAGAGGTGGATGGGCTTCAGCAGTTGTATCAGATCTTGCAGGGTGATCCCCATG TACAGGGGCTCCTACAGGATGCGAATCTACGAGAAGGCCGACTTTGGTGGCCACATGATGGAGTTCATGGACGACTGCCCCTGTGTGTCTGACCGTTTCCACCACCGCCACGTCTACTCCTGCAACGTGATGAATGGCTACTGGATCTTTTACGAGTACCCCAACTTCAGGGGCAGACAGTACTTTGTGAAGCCCGGAGAGTACAGGAGGTACCGCGACTGGTGCGCCACCAGTGCCATTATTGGCTCCTTCAGGAGGGTCACTGACTTTTAA